From the genome of Colius striatus isolate bColStr4 chromosome 15, bColStr4.1.hap1, whole genome shotgun sequence, one region includes:
- the SEC13 gene encoding protein SEC13 homolog isoform X2, translating to MNLTFLHVALYRNKCHDAQMDYYGTRLATCSSDRSVKIFDVRNGGQILIADLRGHEGPVWQVAWAHPMYGNILASCSYDRKVIVWKEENGTWEKTYEYTGHDSSVNSVCWAPHDYGLILACGSSDGAISLLSYTGDGQWEVKKISNAHTIGCNAVSWAPAVVPGSLVEQPSGQKPNYIKRFASGGCDNLVKIWKEEDGQWKEEQKLEAHSDWVRDVAWAPSIGLPTSTIASCSQDGRVFIWTCDDASGNSWSPKLLHKFNDVVWHVSWSITANILAVSGGDNKVTLWKESVDGLWACISDVNKGQGGVSAVTEGQQNEQ from the exons atGAATCTAACTTTCCTGCATGTGGCTCTTTACAGGAACAAATGT CACGATGCCCAGATGGATTACTACGGCACTCGGCTGGCCACCTGCTCGTCCGACAGATCTGTGAAGATCTTTGACGTCCGGAATGGAGGGCAGATCCTCATCGCAGACCTGAGGGG GCACGAGGGTCCTGTGTGGCAGGTGGCCTGGGCTCATCCCATGTACGGGAATATCTTGGCTTCCTGTTCCTATGACAGGAAGGTGATCGtctggaaggaagaaaatggcaCTTGGGAAAAGACATATGAGTACACAGGGCACGATTCCTCAG TGAATTCTGTCTGCTGGGCACCACACGACTATGGATTGATCCTGGCCTGTGGGAGCTCGGATGGGGCCATTTCCTTACTGAGCTACACGGGTGATGGGCAATGGGAAGTCAAAAAAATCAGCAACGCACACACG ATTGGATGTAACGCAGTTAGCTGGGCTCCTGCCGTGGTACCAGGAAGCCTTGTAGAACAACCATCTGGTCAGAAACCAAACTACATCAAAAGATTTGCATCTGGTGGCTGTGACAACCTTGTCAAGATCTGGAA GGAAGAAGATGGTCAGTGGAAAGAAGAGCAGAAGCTGGAGGCCCATAGTGACTGGGTTCGAGATGTGGCCTGGGCTCCATCCATAGGCTTGCCAACAAGTACCATTGCTAGCTGCTCACAG GATGGCAGAGTGTTTATTTGGACATGTGATGATGCCTCTGGCAATTCATGGTCACCAAAGCTACTGCATAAATTTAATGATGTTGTCTGGCATGTGAGTTGGTCCATTACTGCAAATATTCTCGCAGTGTCTGGAGGAGACAATAAA GTCACACTCTGGAAGGAATCGGTAGATGGCCTGTGGGCTTGTATCAGCGATGTCAACAAGGGCCAAGGAGGGGTTTCTGCTGTGACGGAGGGGCAGCAGAACGAGCAGTGA
- the LOC104555690 gene encoding interleukin-1 receptor-associated kinase-like 2 isoform X2 translates to MATVGTKDSLVRACEAMTFQQPSLGLKGGSLSALYVHSMPAWVLEDFCQKMDCLSDFDWMRFASYVITDQTELRKIKSMEKTGISITRELMWWWGVRLATVQQLLDLLQGLQLYRGAQVILDWASASNITKSEKEELVEPPKQENISLTPIENKNKERENEISLLPSPSSSHLGISPAVCAVSEGDLYSLPSPPPPPRDLLNSLQSNPPVSSSVMPCSSSTPQQETMTDLPSGSLLWTQKEVTNATNGFSEKSRICEGTFADVYKGQRNNVEYVIKRLKETECASPNSTQRFFHTEVQICFRCCHVNILQLLGFSVETGLHCLIYPHLPNGSLQNKLQCQDDSAPLTWEVRISIAGGLLRAVEYLHNFGILHGNIKSSNVLLDENFTAKLGHSGLRLHSADKKSDYAVMKTKVLQASLTYLPEDFVRHGQLTKKVDIFSCGVVLAEILTGVKALDEGRNPIYLKDMIADEIQIAKESSYSKGKNFEKVAAKEICCKYLDRKAGHLLEEIAVDFASAVCFSLRKKNATVTEVLEIIGMSESKLREHSIGGGSASGFSMNTPEETDDETTSLSTDVPSGGENNENSTQAAILTSANPCTPSIGVVSPDIYCVQMSRLPCESDELSSFVWNTLEKSTDKLPSNNSKSMAATDCRTGQEKLPNGLQERNAACTRSDDVLEVASAAQSTSQQENADLDSSCSSQGKSR, encoded by the exons ATGGCCACAGTGGGGACCAAGGACTCTCTGGTGAGGGCCTGCGAAGCCATGACCTTCCAGCAGCCGTCCCTgggactgaaagggggctccctGTCGGCTCTCTACGTTCACAGCATGCCTGCCTGGGTGCTGGAGGATTTCTGCCAGAAGATGGACTGCCTGAGTGACTTCGACTGGATGCGGTTCG CCTCCTATGTGATAACTGATCAGACAGAGCTACGGAAGATCAAAAGCATGGAGAAGACCGGGATCAGCATAACAAGGGAGCTCATGTGGTGGTGGGGAGTGAGGCTGGCAACcgtgcagcagctcctggaccTGCTGCAAGGACTGCAGCTCTACCGAGGGGCTCAAGTCATTCTGGACT gGGCATCAGCCTCTAATATCACCAAGTCTGAAAAAGAAGAGCTGGTAGAGCCACCTAAACAGGAGAATATATCTTTGACTCccatagaaaataaaaataaagagagagaaaatgagataagTCTGTTGCCATCACCAAGCTCGTCACATCTGGGAATATCACCAGCAGTTT GTGCTGTTTCTGAAGGAGACCTGTATTCGCTCCCttctccaccacctcccccaaGAGACCTTTTGAATTCCTTACAGTCAAATCCTCCTGTCTCATCAAGTGTGATG CCTTGCAGCTCTTCTACTCCTCAGCAGGAGACAATGACTGATCTCCCCAGCGGGAGTCTCTTGTGGACCCAGAAGGAAGTTACTAATGCCACAAATGGTTTCAGTGAGAAGAGCAGAATTTGTGAAGGTACTTTTGCGGATGTCTACAAAGGTCAGAGGAACAACGTAGAGTATGTCatcaaaagactgaaagaa acagAATGCGCAAgcccaaattccacccaaaGATTCTTTCACACAGAAGTACAGATATGCTTTCG GTGTTGTCATGTCAACATTTTGCAGCTGCTGGGTTTCTCAGTAGAAACTGGATTGCACTGTCTGATATACCCACACCTGCCTAATGGATCGCTACAAAACAAGCTTCAGTGCCAA GATGATTCTGCTCCACTGACTTGGGAGGTGCGAATTAGCATTGCTGGAGGGCTCCTCCGAGCTGTCGAGTATTTGCATAATTTTGGAATTCTTCATGGGAATATCAAAAG CTCAAATGTCTTGCTAGATGAAAACTTTACAGCAAAGCTTGGACATTCAGGTCTGCGACTGCATTCTGCTGATAAAAAATCAGACTATGCTGTAATGAAAACCAAAGTCCTACAAGCTTCTCTTACTTATCTGCCAGAAGATTTTGTCAGACATGGACAATTAACAAAAAAAGTTGATATATTCAGCTGTGGTGTG GTCTTAGCAGAGATACTGACAGGGGTTAAGGCACTGGATGAAGGAAGAAACCCTATTTATCTG AAAGATATGATTGCTGATGAAATTCAGATAGCTAAAGAAAGCTCATACTCCAAAGGGAAAAATTTTGAAAAGGTGGCTGCCAAGGAAATATGCTGTAAATATCTGGACAGGAAAGCAGGACACTTGCTGGAAGAGATTGCTGTTGATTTTGCCTCAGCCGTCTGCTTTAGTCTGAGAAAGAAGAATGCTACCGTAACAGAG GTTCTTGAAATTATAGGAATGTCTGAAAGTAAATTAAGGGAGCATTCCATCGGTGGAGGCAGCGCTTCTGGATTCTCCATGAACACTCCAGAAGAAACTGATGATGAGACAACGAGTCTCAGCACAGACGTGCCTTCTGGAGGGGAGAACAATGAGAACAGCACACAGGCAGCGATCCTGACAAGTGCCAACCCATGCACACCTTCCATAGGAGTCGTGTCACCTGACATTTACTGCGTACAGATGTCAAGGCTTCCTTGTGAATCAGATGAATTGAGTAGTTTTGTATGGAATACTTTAGAAAAATCTACAGATAAGCTACCTAGCAACAATTCCAAAAGTATGGCAGCCACTGATTGCAGGACTGGGCAGGAAAAACTACCAAATGGACTCCAGGAAAGAAATGCGGCATGCACCAGAAGTGATGACGTCTTGGAAGTGGCATCTGCTGCACAGAGCACCTCTCAACAAGAAAATGCAGACCTTGACTCTTCATGTTCTTCACAAGGTAAATCCAGATAA
- the LOC104555690 gene encoding interleukin-1 receptor-associated kinase-like 2 isoform X1: MATVGTKDSLVRACEAMTFQQPSLGLKGGSLSALYVHSMPAWVLEDFCQKMDCLSDFDWMRFASYVITDQTELRKIKSMEKTGISITRELMWWWGVRLATVQQLLDLLQGLQLYRGAQVILDWASASNITKSEKEELVEPPKQENISLTPIENKNKERENEISLLPSPSSSHLGISPAVCAVSEGDLYSLPSPPPPPRDLLNSLQSNPPVSSSVMPCSSSTPQQETMTDLPSGSLLWTQKEVTNATNGFSEKSRICEGTFADVYKGQRNNVEYVIKRLKEAKCASPNSTQRFFHTEVQICFRCCHVNILQLLGFSVETGLHCLIYPHLPNGSLQNKLQCQDDSAPLTWEVRISIAGGLLRAVEYLHNFGILHGNIKSSNVLLDENFTAKLGHSGLRLHSADKKSDYAVMKTKVLQASLTYLPEDFVRHGQLTKKVDIFSCGVVLAEILTGVKALDEGRNPIYLKDMIADEIQIAKESSYSKGKNFEKVAAKEICCKYLDRKAGHLLEEIAVDFASAVCFSLRKKNATVTEVLEIIGMSESKLREHSIGGGSASGFSMNTPEETDDETTSLSTDVPSGGENNENSTQAAILTSANPCTPSIGVVSPDIYCVQMSRLPCESDELSSFVWNTLEKSTDKLPSNNSKSMAATDCRTGQEKLPNGLQERNAACTRSDDVLEVASAAQSTSQQENADLDSSCSSQASARETSWKIEINDQKKKLMENILLYEEDKLNSSELFES, translated from the exons ATGGCCACAGTGGGGACCAAGGACTCTCTGGTGAGGGCCTGCGAAGCCATGACCTTCCAGCAGCCGTCCCTgggactgaaagggggctccctGTCGGCTCTCTACGTTCACAGCATGCCTGCCTGGGTGCTGGAGGATTTCTGCCAGAAGATGGACTGCCTGAGTGACTTCGACTGGATGCGGTTCG CCTCCTATGTGATAACTGATCAGACAGAGCTACGGAAGATCAAAAGCATGGAGAAGACCGGGATCAGCATAACAAGGGAGCTCATGTGGTGGTGGGGAGTGAGGCTGGCAACcgtgcagcagctcctggaccTGCTGCAAGGACTGCAGCTCTACCGAGGGGCTCAAGTCATTCTGGACT gGGCATCAGCCTCTAATATCACCAAGTCTGAAAAAGAAGAGCTGGTAGAGCCACCTAAACAGGAGAATATATCTTTGACTCccatagaaaataaaaataaagagagagaaaatgagataagTCTGTTGCCATCACCAAGCTCGTCACATCTGGGAATATCACCAGCAGTTT GTGCTGTTTCTGAAGGAGACCTGTATTCGCTCCCttctccaccacctcccccaaGAGACCTTTTGAATTCCTTACAGTCAAATCCTCCTGTCTCATCAAGTGTGATG CCTTGCAGCTCTTCTACTCCTCAGCAGGAGACAATGACTGATCTCCCCAGCGGGAGTCTCTTGTGGACCCAGAAGGAAGTTACTAATGCCACAAATGGTTTCAGTGAGAAGAGCAGAATTTGTGAAGGTACTTTTGCGGATGTCTACAAAGGTCAGAGGAACAACGTAGAGTATGTCatcaaaagactgaaagaagCAA AATGCGCAAgcccaaattccacccaaaGATTCTTTCACACAGAAGTACAGATATGCTTTCG GTGTTGTCATGTCAACATTTTGCAGCTGCTGGGTTTCTCAGTAGAAACTGGATTGCACTGTCTGATATACCCACACCTGCCTAATGGATCGCTACAAAACAAGCTTCAGTGCCAA GATGATTCTGCTCCACTGACTTGGGAGGTGCGAATTAGCATTGCTGGAGGGCTCCTCCGAGCTGTCGAGTATTTGCATAATTTTGGAATTCTTCATGGGAATATCAAAAG CTCAAATGTCTTGCTAGATGAAAACTTTACAGCAAAGCTTGGACATTCAGGTCTGCGACTGCATTCTGCTGATAAAAAATCAGACTATGCTGTAATGAAAACCAAAGTCCTACAAGCTTCTCTTACTTATCTGCCAGAAGATTTTGTCAGACATGGACAATTAACAAAAAAAGTTGATATATTCAGCTGTGGTGTG GTCTTAGCAGAGATACTGACAGGGGTTAAGGCACTGGATGAAGGAAGAAACCCTATTTATCTG AAAGATATGATTGCTGATGAAATTCAGATAGCTAAAGAAAGCTCATACTCCAAAGGGAAAAATTTTGAAAAGGTGGCTGCCAAGGAAATATGCTGTAAATATCTGGACAGGAAAGCAGGACACTTGCTGGAAGAGATTGCTGTTGATTTTGCCTCAGCCGTCTGCTTTAGTCTGAGAAAGAAGAATGCTACCGTAACAGAG GTTCTTGAAATTATAGGAATGTCTGAAAGTAAATTAAGGGAGCATTCCATCGGTGGAGGCAGCGCTTCTGGATTCTCCATGAACACTCCAGAAGAAACTGATGATGAGACAACGAGTCTCAGCACAGACGTGCCTTCTGGAGGGGAGAACAATGAGAACAGCACACAGGCAGCGATCCTGACAAGTGCCAACCCATGCACACCTTCCATAGGAGTCGTGTCACCTGACATTTACTGCGTACAGATGTCAAGGCTTCCTTGTGAATCAGATGAATTGAGTAGTTTTGTATGGAATACTTTAGAAAAATCTACAGATAAGCTACCTAGCAACAATTCCAAAAGTATGGCAGCCACTGATTGCAGGACTGGGCAGGAAAAACTACCAAATGGACTCCAGGAAAGAAATGCGGCATGCACCAGAAGTGATGACGTCTTGGAAGTGGCATCTGCTGCACAGAGCACCTCTCAACAAGAAAATGCAGACCTTGACTCTTCATGTTCTTCACAAG catCAGCCAGAGAGACATCTTGGAAAATAGAGATAAATGATCAGAAAAAGAAGCTCATGGAAAATATTCTGCTGTATGAAGAAGATAAATTAAACAGTTCTGAACTTTTTGAATCATAA
- the SEC13 gene encoding protein SEC13 homolog isoform X1 encodes MVSVINTVDTSHEDMIHDAQMDYYGTRLATCSSDRSVKIFDVRNGGQILIADLRGHEGPVWQVAWAHPMYGNILASCSYDRKVIVWKEENGTWEKTYEYTGHDSSVNSVCWAPHDYGLILACGSSDGAISLLSYTGDGQWEVKKISNAHTIGCNAVSWAPAVVPGSLVEQPSGQKPNYIKRFASGGCDNLVKIWKEEDGQWKEEQKLEAHSDWVRDVAWAPSIGLPTSTIASCSQDGRVFIWTCDDASGNSWSPKLLHKFNDVVWHVSWSITANILAVSGGDNKVTLWKESVDGLWACISDVNKGQGGVSAVTEGQQNEQ; translated from the exons ATG GTGTCGGTCATTAACACCGTGGACACCTCTCACGAGGACATGATC CACGATGCCCAGATGGATTACTACGGCACTCGGCTGGCCACCTGCTCGTCCGACAGATCTGTGAAGATCTTTGACGTCCGGAATGGAGGGCAGATCCTCATCGCAGACCTGAGGGG GCACGAGGGTCCTGTGTGGCAGGTGGCCTGGGCTCATCCCATGTACGGGAATATCTTGGCTTCCTGTTCCTATGACAGGAAGGTGATCGtctggaaggaagaaaatggcaCTTGGGAAAAGACATATGAGTACACAGGGCACGATTCCTCAG TGAATTCTGTCTGCTGGGCACCACACGACTATGGATTGATCCTGGCCTGTGGGAGCTCGGATGGGGCCATTTCCTTACTGAGCTACACGGGTGATGGGCAATGGGAAGTCAAAAAAATCAGCAACGCACACACG ATTGGATGTAACGCAGTTAGCTGGGCTCCTGCCGTGGTACCAGGAAGCCTTGTAGAACAACCATCTGGTCAGAAACCAAACTACATCAAAAGATTTGCATCTGGTGGCTGTGACAACCTTGTCAAGATCTGGAA GGAAGAAGATGGTCAGTGGAAAGAAGAGCAGAAGCTGGAGGCCCATAGTGACTGGGTTCGAGATGTGGCCTGGGCTCCATCCATAGGCTTGCCAACAAGTACCATTGCTAGCTGCTCACAG GATGGCAGAGTGTTTATTTGGACATGTGATGATGCCTCTGGCAATTCATGGTCACCAAAGCTACTGCATAAATTTAATGATGTTGTCTGGCATGTGAGTTGGTCCATTACTGCAAATATTCTCGCAGTGTCTGGAGGAGACAATAAA GTCACACTCTGGAAGGAATCGGTAGATGGCCTGTGGGCTTGTATCAGCGATGTCAACAAGGGCCAAGGAGGGGTTTCTGCTGTGACGGAGGGGCAGCAGAACGAGCAGTGA
- the GHRL gene encoding appetite-regulating hormone, giving the protein MFLRTFLLGILLFSILWTETTLAGSSFLSPEYKKLQSPKRPTAQLHSRGTEGFRDTEETGARDDRNNMEIKFNVPFEIGVKVTEEEYQEYGQALEKMLGNMLEENAKENQVKN; this is encoded by the exons ATGTTCCTCAGAACCTTTCTGCTGGGAATTCTTCTTTTCAGCATCCTCTGGACAGAAACTACTCTGGCTGGCTCCAGTTTTTTAAGCCCAGAATATAAGAAAttacag AGTCCAAAAAGACCCACAGCACAATTACATAGTCGTGGCACAGAAGGCTTTAGGGATACAGAAGAAACAGGAGCAAGAGATGACAGAAACAATATGGAAATTAAG tTTAATGTTCCCTTTGAAATCGGTGTCAAGGTAACAGAAGAAGAGTATCAAGAATATGGACAAGCACTGGAGAAGATGCTTGGGAACATGCTTGAAGAGAATGCTAAAG AAAATCAGGTGAAGaactga